GAAGTTCATGTCTTCTATACATTTTTCGGTTTAAAACTCCTCAAGAAAGGGGCAAATCCGAAATTACCTGGTATTTACAGGCTTTTTACTGGTGTCTTCAGAAAGCGCATGGCGAAAATTGGAATCGAGGACTTTTCAAATCAGCTTAAAATGGCCATCGATTTGGGGGTCAATGTCTATGCTTGCAGCACGACCATGAACCTCATGCAGGTTAAGAAGGAAGATATGATCGATGGCGTTAAGGTGCTTGGAGCTGCCGCGTTCCTGAACATCGCCGCGGACTCGGATATACAGTTGTTCATTGGATAGTGATACGATGCCATCGATTCTTTTCATACTACTGAAATCGCCATTCGAGTATCACTCATTGGAATACCTCGATAAGATCGCTGGCAATGAAAAGAGAGCTGCTGTTCTCTTTGAGGATGCGGTGTACTTCGCCGTCGATAAAAGAAAGAGTAAAGAGCTTCTTGATCTCGTTGGCAAAGCGTACGTAATTGCGGACGATCTACATGCTAGAGGATTTAGTGATCAACTTGCGGAAGGATACGAGGTCATTGATTATCCGACCGTTGTTGATCTCATCATGGAAGAGTACGACCAAACAATCACTATATGATCGAGAATCTGGATGGAGGCGTTTTGATGACAAAGACACTGACGATTCATATCAGATCTGGAACGATGATGAATATGGATGCCAACGTCATGGTGAAAATCGCTGAGGCAGCGATCAGCAAGGGGTACAAAGTTAACATTTTTGGATACGGCGAAGGGGTTATGACGATCAAAGAAGGACAGGACCCAAAACGATTTCCCAACATTGGAAAGATCCTTCACGATCTCGCTGAAAAGGGAGTGACGATTGCCGTTTGCGAAACTTGCTGCGCAGCTCGCGGCATCAAAAGAGGTGAGGAGATCAAAGGTTCGAAGATCGGAAGCCTCACGAACGACCTTTCGAAATTTGTTGCGGAAAGTGATCGAATGATCACGCTAGCGAGGTGAATCGATGGCTGAAAGTATCGCTGTGCTGATTACAAAGCCACCCTACGGCACGGAAGATGCCTTCGCGGGTCTTCGACTTGCTCTCGCAATGATCGCAAGTGGCATCATTGAAAAGACATCGATCATATTGATTGGTGACGGAACGCTAAACGCCGTCGCGTCTCAGAAACCAGCTGCAATTGAAATGCCTTCGAATCTCGAGGCGATCCAGGATGTCCTCGATTTTGATGCCCCTGTTTACTGTGTCCAAGAAGATCTTTTTGAAAGGGTTGGTGAGATCGAGACGATGGCGGGCGTTAAAATGGTGACATGGGAAGAAGCGCGCTCGATTATTTCGGAACACCAACTCGTCACGACGTTCTGAGATTTCACTCTCTTACTTCTTTACCATCTTTTCCTTTTTTTTTCGCATCCGGAAACAATTGTTTTAATTGCCCGGATTCTCATTCGCTGAATATGATCGAGGTGATTTCCAGGGGAGGACCTGGAAGGATTGTCAAATGGTCCCGCGGAGAAACGAGACTTGAAATGCCTAACATCCTTTTCTTTTCATCCGAAGTTCATCCTGCACCATCTTTCGCTCAATTAATCGTAAGAATTAATGAGGAGGGTCGGCGCGAAATCATCGATTCAAGCAATCGGCGGTTGATTGAGTTTCCGCCAGAGGACTACATTAAGCCGTCGCTATCCTGGCTCTCAGTGAACGGTGATGGCTTTTCACGGGCGTCCGAAGACACCGCGATCGTGCGTGCTGCACCTAATCAAATCACTGAATGTTGTATGGGAATCGAGAACTCAAGCGCAGAAATCATTTCGTTGGAAGGCGCGTTTGAACTGAGAAGAAATGCGAGATTGCTTGTTGAGAGCATCGTTAGGTTGAGGGAAGCGATCGGACCAAGCAAGCTGATTTACCTACCGGGGATTATGGATCCGAGCAATCTCGCGATTCTTGTTTATCTCGGAGTCGATCTATTTGACTCCTCTTTCCTTATTTACAGTAGTCAGCTCGGGCGTTTGTGTCTTCCTGAGGGATCACTATCTGCTGATCAGGCGTCTTGGTTGCATCCAGGCGACACGCGCGAGCCCATTACGAAATTCAATCTGGAATCTGCGTGGAAAGAGCTTCAACTTGTAAAACTCATGATGAAACAGGGTCGCTTAAGGGAATTTGTCGAACTTCGCGCTAATGTCAATCCCTGGGCTGTAGCGGTCCTTCGGATTCTTGACCTTGAGTTCTATGATTATCAGGAGAAATACACGCCAGTGATCGGTCAGAGAATTTTCTGTAATTCGAAAGAATCGCTTTACAGACCTGACGTCTGGCGGCATCGACGAAGAATTCTCGAGCGCTATAAGCCACCTTCGAACAAAAGAGTTCTTCTCCTGCTCCCTTGCTCAGCTAAGAAGCCGTATTCCTTTTCTCGGACACATCGAATTTTTGAGAATATTATCACCTCGATCGAAAACTGGCGAGTCGTGCATCAGGTGATTGTGACCTCACCTCTTGGTCTCGTTCCAAGGGAACTCGAATTGTTCTATCCGGCCGCTCATTATGATGTGCCGGTAACTGGACATTGGGATATGGAGGAGAGGTCGATGGTGGTCGAAATGATCAAGTCGCTTGCTACACATAATTATGTGGCAATCGTGTGTCATCTGGGTGAAGGGATGGATTTTATCAGCGAGAATATCGACTGCCTCGACACCTCCATTGGTAGCCCAACATCGAAGGAATCGCTTGAGAATCTGAGGGAGGAACTGACGAGGATTTGCAATGGCCTGCCAAATGTGAGCAAAGATGAAGATCGCCTCTGTGAAATGAAATCGATTGCGCGGTTTCAATTTGGAGAAGGTGGAGAGATTCTCCTTGATGGATGTGAAGTACGGGGAAAATATCCTTATCTCAAGATTATGGAAGGGGATAAACAGGTTGCCATTCTCACCCCAGAAAGAGGAATGCTCTCTTTAACATTGAGAGGCGCTGAAAAGATTCTGCCCATAAGAAGAAACTGGGTCGAGATCGAGGATTTTGTATTGAAGGGAAATCTTTTCGTCGCTGGGATCAGGGATGCGGATAAGAGTTTAAGAATTGGCGATGAAGCAGTTGTTTTAAGGGATGGGTCGCTAAAGGCAGTCGGCATTGCCTCGATGTGCGGAGAGGAGATGGTACGATGCAAGCGTGGCGAAGCTGTGAAGGTCAGGCATTTGGCTCCAGATTAGTAGATCTGTCTATTCGTATTTGAACCACTTTCGGTGACCTCTCTCGGCATTCTTTTTAAAGGCAAGGGTCAATTGATCGTAACAAATAGGAAGTGTCCCGATGACGGAAGCAGACATTCAACATTACGATTGGGAAGAAATCTACAAATTGTTTGGTGTATCCAGTTTGCTATATGACGAAATTCACGATGAGCAACCATCCCTCAGTGGGGGGAAATCAAGGCCTCCTTCCCCCCCACCGTTTTCCCCTTGATGAATATCTATCCGCACGAATCTGATTCCATGTGGGACTCGAATTTTAATAAAATAGAATTCTAGCTATCTCGAACCAGGATCAAGGTGGCTTTTCACGGTTTCCAATCAATTGCCCTATCGATCTCCACACGCCAATATTTTGATCATTTAATGGAACATTGATCTCATTCGAATCAAAAATTTAATAGCATGAATTAACGATTGCTAATATGCAAAGCGAGTCTGATCCTTGTTGATCACTTGTATTTCGCCATGCTCCCTCCGGATAATCTGGATTGGACACGGGTCGATTTGCTTGATCGGCCCGGCTTTGCAATCTTTCTCCTCCGATTTCAATATGAATAAGAAATCCGACAGTTCTACTGTCCCATCGTGAGAGGATTTGCCCAAATTATTGAGTTTATAAATGGAGATTTGAGTTTAAGTAATCTCAGAATCCGTTACGAAAGACCGATGAGGTGCGCTGAGGTTCTTTGAAACGCACGTTATGTGGTTCCCCGCCTGTCCCCCAGTTCTGTTTCTGCGTTATTGTGGTGGAATGATTTTAAACAAAGTGCAGGTGCCGGGATTTGAACCCGGGCCGTTGGCTATCCTCAACCGGTCGATACCGGTTATGGAAGGCCAAAATCCTAACCAGACTAGATCACACCTGCGTGTGCCTTCATTTCTCCTTAACAACGATCGGTTTTAAATTTTTAGCGGTCGATGTCTGGACGTCAAAAATCATTAAGCTATTCAAAAAACTCAAGGTCGTTCTTCAATTTCACATGCGTTTCCCATCAAAAATGATTCGAAGGGGTGTCTGACACACCCCTTCACAGGAGATCACGGCGAAGCCAGAACGATTTCTTCAAGATCGAGTTTTGCCGTCTCTGGTAGACTTTCAGTCATACTCATCGCAACAAGGAGAAGATCATCGATGAATCCCCATATTTCTCTTGCATCGATACCCGATAATTCCATTTCCTGTGCCAATCTCTTTAGGTCGCCGATAGTATGATTACGCATCCAGTCAACAACACTTGGGTCAAATTCCGACGAATTTTCGTTCAAGTGATCTCCTGTCAATTCTGCATCCCATCCCTTAAGAGGTTTTAGATTTGTCCGACTTTTGTCAGACAAATATCGTTATGCGATCACCTATACTTAAGGTTTTTGCACCTTGAAATACACAATATGTAGACGCGCCAAAATATCGATAATCGCGGCATCTGGTTTCTTTTGGTTTTTCTAATCCCGTTCGAATTCCACTTGCTCTTATTGAATCAGAGTAAAAGGGCGATTCATTGATGGGCTACTTGCGGCTGTCTGGTCAAAAGCTTTTTGAAGTTGGATGGGCATTAAAGCAATGTTTGGTGATGGGATGGGATATTTTCAATCATTGTTCGATGCGGAGCTCAAAACGCTGAGGAAAGCGAGAAAACTTATTGAAGATGCCAATTCCCGATTAAGTACTGGCAAAGTTGATTCCGCGAAATCCGAATTGAATAGAGTTAGGGATATGATTCTTCAGGAAATCCCGAATGTGAAAAAGTACGCAAAAGAATTCTCGGACGTGTTGGTTATTCTATCTGAGAATTAT
This region of Methanomassiliicoccales archaeon genomic DNA includes:
- a CDS encoding DsrE/DsrF/DrsH-like family protein yields the protein MAEAKRLSIVVSEGTFDKAMMSVILANTAASMGMEVHVFYTFFGLKLLKKGANPKLPGIYRLFTGVFRKRMAKIGIEDFSNQLKMAIDLGVNVYACSTTMNLMQVKKEDMIDGVKVLGAAAFLNIAADSDIQLFIG
- the dsrH gene encoding sulfurtransferase complex subunit TusB, encoding MPSILFILLKSPFEYHSLEYLDKIAGNEKRAAVLFEDAVYFAVDKRKSKELLDLVGKAYVIADDLHARGFSDQLAEGYEVIDYPTVVDLIMEEYDQTITI
- a CDS encoding DsrE family protein; the protein is MTKTLTIHIRSGTMMNMDANVMVKIAEAAISKGYKVNIFGYGEGVMTIKEGQDPKRFPNIGKILHDLAEKGVTIAVCETCCAARGIKRGEEIKGSKIGSLTNDLSKFVAESDRMITLAR
- a CDS encoding DsrE family protein, with amino-acid sequence MAESIAVLITKPPYGTEDAFAGLRLALAMIASGIIEKTSIILIGDGTLNAVASQKPAAIEMPSNLEAIQDVLDFDAPVYCVQEDLFERVGEIETMAGVKMVTWEEARSIISEHQLVTTF
- a CDS encoding DUF5591 domain-containing protein, encoding MIEVISRGGPGRIVKWSRGETRLEMPNILFFSSEVHPAPSFAQLIVRINEEGRREIIDSSNRRLIEFPPEDYIKPSLSWLSVNGDGFSRASEDTAIVRAAPNQITECCMGIENSSAEIISLEGAFELRRNARLLVESIVRLREAIGPSKLIYLPGIMDPSNLAILVYLGVDLFDSSFLIYSSQLGRLCLPEGSLSADQASWLHPGDTREPITKFNLESAWKELQLVKLMMKQGRLREFVELRANVNPWAVAVLRILDLEFYDYQEKYTPVIGQRIFCNSKESLYRPDVWRHRRRILERYKPPSNKRVLLLLPCSAKKPYSFSRTHRIFENIITSIENWRVVHQVIVTSPLGLVPRELELFYPAAHYDVPVTGHWDMEERSMVVEMIKSLATHNYVAIVCHLGEGMDFISENIDCLDTSIGSPTSKESLENLREELTRICNGLPNVSKDEDRLCEMKSIARFQFGEGGEILLDGCEVRGKYPYLKIMEGDKQVAILTPERGMLSLTLRGAEKILPIRRNWVEIEDFVLKGNLFVAGIRDADKSLRIGDEAVVLRDGSLKAVGIASMCGEEMVRCKRGEAVKVRHLAPD